A genome region from Microcella alkaliphila includes the following:
- a CDS encoding sugar ABC transporter permease: MTNPFNPSDGQQIGARLNPAVAGAATTVATAPSADRPHTSIPERRKRGFLFWARDTGWRHLIGIVMLVFAAFPLLYVLSASLNPTGTLVGSNVLFRTIDFGNYVELFQLPQQPYAAWFLNTMIIGLTTAVGTVFLGALAAYAFSRMRFTGRRVGLLTLLLVQMFPQLLGVVAIFLLLSGIGDIFPQIGIGTQAGLILVYLGGALGVNTYLMYGFFNTVPVSIDEAAKIDGASHARIFFTIILRLVAPILAVVGLLSFIATTSEFVIASVVLTSPQTQTLAVGLYQFISQETSTNWTIFSAGAVLAAIPVMALFLYLQKYIIGGLTAGSVK, translated from the coding sequence ATGACGAACCCCTTCAACCCGTCCGACGGCCAACAGATCGGCGCGCGCCTCAACCCGGCGGTCGCCGGGGCGGCGACCACCGTCGCGACCGCGCCGTCCGCTGACCGGCCGCACACGAGCATCCCGGAGCGCCGCAAGCGCGGCTTCCTCTTCTGGGCCCGTGACACCGGGTGGCGGCACCTCATCGGCATCGTCATGCTCGTCTTCGCGGCGTTCCCGCTGCTGTACGTGCTGTCGGCCTCGCTCAACCCCACGGGAACGCTGGTCGGATCGAACGTGCTGTTCCGCACGATCGACTTCGGCAACTACGTCGAGCTGTTCCAGCTGCCGCAGCAGCCGTACGCGGCGTGGTTCCTGAACACGATGATCATCGGGCTCACGACCGCGGTCGGCACCGTCTTCCTCGGGGCGCTCGCCGCGTACGCCTTCTCGCGGATGCGCTTCACCGGCCGCCGGGTTGGCCTGCTGACCCTGCTGCTCGTGCAGATGTTCCCGCAGTTGCTCGGCGTCGTCGCTATCTTCTTGCTGCTGAGTGGAATCGGCGACATCTTCCCGCAGATCGGAATTGGCACCCAGGCCGGCCTGATTCTCGTCTACCTCGGCGGCGCGCTCGGCGTGAACACGTACCTCATGTACGGGTTCTTCAACACCGTGCCTGTCTCGATCGACGAAGCGGCGAAGATCGACGGCGCGAGCCACGCGCGCATCTTCTTCACGATCATCCTGCGCCTCGTCGCGCCGATCCTCGCCGTGGTCGGGCTACTGTCGTTCATCGCGACCACCAGCGAGTTCGTCATCGCCTCGGTCGTGCTCACGAGCCCGCAGACGCAGACCCTCGCGGTCGGGCTGTATCAGTTCATCAGTCAGGAGACGTCCACGAACTGGACGATCTTCTCGGCGGGAGCGGTGCTCGCGGCGATCCCCGTGATGGCGCTGTTCCTCTACCTGCAGAAGTACATCATCGGCGGGCTCACCGCCGGCAGCGTCAAGTAA
- a CDS encoding sugar ABC transporter substrate-binding protein — MKVTRSLLTTGAMAASAALLLGACAGEAEPVDPTTAPETPAASSTLTVWVDADRAGVLEDIAAQFEADRGVAVELVTKDFGAIRDDFITQAPTGNGPDVIVGAHDWLGKLVQNGVVAPLELGDAASDFQDVAITAMSYEGQTYGLPYSVENIAMIRNTDLVAEAPATFDELIAAGQAAGTEYAFLVGLDPAASDPYHLYPLQASFGAPVFEITADGTYDPTTLALGNEGGEQFATKLAEWGSQGILNTNITGDIAREEFIAGKSPFFLTGPWNLPAIKEGGINYAIDPIPTAGGETASPFVGVQGFFVSSRSENPIAATEFLVNYIGSEEVQTALYEVGGRAPALLSAFEAAQGDADVAAFGAVGATGVPMPNVPAMDVVWSDWGSTQVAIINGQGDPVELWRAMVASIQEKVDG; from the coding sequence ATGAAGGTGACCCGCAGCCTGTTGACCACAGGAGCGATGGCGGCCTCCGCCGCACTGCTCCTCGGCGCCTGCGCCGGCGAGGCCGAGCCAGTCGACCCTACGACCGCCCCCGAGACCCCCGCGGCGTCGAGCACGCTGACCGTGTGGGTCGACGCTGACCGCGCCGGAGTCCTGGAGGACATCGCCGCTCAGTTCGAAGCCGACCGCGGTGTTGCGGTCGAGCTCGTGACGAAGGACTTCGGAGCCATCCGCGACGACTTCATCACGCAGGCCCCGACCGGCAACGGCCCAGACGTGATCGTCGGCGCGCACGACTGGCTCGGCAAGCTCGTTCAGAACGGTGTTGTTGCGCCGCTCGAGCTCGGTGACGCCGCCAGCGACTTCCAGGACGTCGCGATCACGGCCATGAGCTACGAGGGCCAGACGTACGGTCTGCCCTACTCGGTCGAGAACATCGCGATGATTCGCAACACCGACCTGGTCGCCGAGGCGCCCGCCACCTTCGACGAGCTCATCGCCGCCGGCCAGGCCGCCGGTACCGAGTACGCCTTCCTCGTCGGCCTCGACCCGGCAGCGTCTGACCCGTACCACCTGTACCCGCTGCAGGCCTCGTTCGGCGCCCCGGTCTTCGAGATCACTGCCGACGGCACCTACGACCCGACGACGCTCGCCCTTGGCAACGAGGGTGGCGAGCAGTTCGCCACGAAACTTGCCGAGTGGGGCTCACAGGGCATCCTGAACACCAACATCACGGGCGACATCGCCCGCGAGGAGTTCATCGCCGGCAAGTCGCCGTTCTTCCTCACCGGCCCGTGGAACCTGCCGGCCATCAAGGAAGGCGGCATCAACTACGCCATCGACCCGATCCCGACCGCCGGTGGAGAGACCGCCTCGCCGTTCGTCGGTGTGCAGGGCTTCTTCGTGTCGTCGCGCAGCGAGAACCCCATCGCCGCCACCGAGTTCCTCGTGAACTACATCGGTAGCGAAGAGGTGCAGACCGCACTGTACGAGGTCGGTGGCCGCGCCCCGGCGCTGCTGAGCGCCTTCGAGGCCGCGCAGGGCGACGCTGACGTCGCCGCCTTCGGCGCGGTCGGCGCGACCGGAGTCCCGATGCCGAACGTTCCCGCGATGGACGTCGTGTGGAGTGACTGGGGCTCGACCCAGGTCGCCATCATCAACGGCCAAGGTGACCCGGTCGAGCTGTGGCGCGCGATGGTTGCGAGCATCCAGGAGAAGGTCGACGGCTAA
- a CDS encoding ABC transporter permease subunit gives MSNTTPGTDQPVVTPPPRTRGGGIPARVMATNSSNSLRGWAFKIVLLGLVDSLAVFAMFVLFMQESWLIFGITLAVTLVINWIYLRPGGLPAKYLAPGLLFLAVFQIFVVVYSGYIAFTNYGDGRNGTKEDAIANIQLTSLNRVPDSPTFRLQVLEQGGDYAFLVTTPTGEVLLGSPDEPLAPAGGAELDSTGKAVAVDGYTSLSFADLLANQRAITNLSVPFSDDPADGALRTPDGSNAYLYLSALEYDEATDTFTDAAGTIYRDGGNGAFVSDDGRELIPGWTINVGFDNFVKAFTSDNIRGPLISVTIWTFAFAILSVATTFALGLFLAIVFNKPGMKGKKAYRLIMILPYAFPGFLSGLVWLGLFNQDFGYINQVLFGGASIPWLTDPWLAKISVLTVNLWLGFPYMFLICTGALQSIPEELTEAATVDGAKPWAVFRLIKFPLLLVSVAPLLISSFAFNFNNFNIIYMLTGGGPRDVTAGVDAGATDILITLVYKVAFGAGTGRDYGLASAFAILIFIIVATVSIISFRQTKALEELN, from the coding sequence ATGAGCAACACCACTCCAGGGACGGACCAGCCGGTCGTCACGCCCCCACCCCGTACCCGCGGCGGCGGAATCCCCGCCCGCGTCATGGCGACCAACTCGAGCAACAGCCTGCGCGGCTGGGCGTTCAAGATCGTGTTGCTCGGCCTCGTCGACTCGCTCGCCGTGTTCGCCATGTTCGTCCTGTTCATGCAGGAGTCGTGGCTCATCTTCGGCATCACGCTCGCCGTGACCCTCGTCATCAACTGGATCTACCTGCGGCCTGGGGGCCTGCCCGCCAAGTACCTGGCGCCGGGCCTGCTGTTCCTCGCCGTGTTCCAGATCTTCGTCGTCGTGTACTCGGGCTACATCGCCTTCACGAACTACGGCGACGGGCGGAACGGCACGAAAGAGGATGCGATCGCAAACATCCAGCTCACGTCGCTGAACCGCGTGCCCGACTCTCCGACCTTCCGCCTCCAGGTGCTGGAGCAGGGCGGCGACTACGCCTTCCTTGTGACCACCCCGACCGGCGAGGTGCTCCTCGGCAGCCCCGATGAGCCGCTCGCACCGGCCGGCGGCGCCGAACTCGACTCGACCGGCAAGGCCGTCGCCGTCGACGGCTACACCTCGCTGAGCTTTGCCGACCTGCTCGCCAACCAACGCGCCATCACGAACCTCTCGGTGCCGTTCAGCGATGACCCGGCCGACGGGGCGCTACGCACCCCGGACGGTTCGAACGCCTACCTCTATCTGTCGGCCCTCGAATACGACGAGGCCACCGACACCTTCACCGACGCGGCGGGAACCATCTACCGAGACGGTGGCAACGGCGCCTTCGTTAGCGACGATGGTCGCGAGCTGATCCCCGGCTGGACGATCAATGTCGGTTTCGACAACTTCGTGAAGGCGTTCACGAGTGACAACATTCGCGGGCCGCTCATCAGCGTCACCATCTGGACCTTCGCCTTCGCGATCCTCTCCGTCGCGACCACGTTCGCGCTCGGACTGTTCCTCGCGATCGTGTTCAACAAGCCCGGCATGAAGGGCAAGAAGGCCTACCGGCTCATCATGATCCTCCCGTACGCCTTCCCCGGCTTCCTCTCGGGGCTCGTCTGGCTCGGGTTGTTCAACCAGGACTTCGGGTACATCAACCAGGTCTTGTTTGGTGGGGCGAGCATCCCGTGGCTGACCGATCCGTGGCTGGCGAAGATCAGCGTCTTGACGGTGAACCTGTGGCTCGGCTTCCCCTACATGTTCCTCATCTGCACGGGGGCGCTGCAGTCGATTCCGGAGGAGCTGACGGAGGCCGCCACCGTCGACGGCGCCAAACCCTGGGCCGTGTTCCGACTCATCAAGTTCCCGCTGCTGCTCGTGTCGGTCGCGCCGCTGCTCATCTCGAGCTTCGCGTTCAACTTCAACAACTTCAACATCATCTACATGCTGACGGGAGGCGGTCCGCGCGACGTCACCGCCGGCGTGGATGCGGGTGCCACCGACATCCTCATCACGCTCGTCTACAAGGTGGCGTTCGGCGCCGGAACCGGCCGCGACTACGGCCTCGCGAGCGCCTTCGCGATCCTGATCTTCATCATCGTCGCGACGGTGTCGATCATCAGCTTCCGCCAGACCAAGGCCCTCGAGGAGTTGAACTGA
- a CDS encoding glycoside hydrolase family 13 protein, whose protein sequence is MLPEIDARPHHDGSPLYVSTQEPALGDAVRVRLRVPHRYGHVAGVKTRSNPNHEPRFTPAVIVHHDDDASWWEAELLIENPIHGYRFIITRASGETHFLSQAGLSDIETRDDDDFRLVTFAPPPAWGAEAVMYQVFPDRFARSSAADGRDLPEWAEPAEWHDEPIYQGPSTPRQFYGGDLDGITQHLDHLERLGATVLYLTPVFPGRSNHRYDAHSFDQVDPLLGGDEALVRLVEAAHARGIKVMGDLTLNHSGDAHEWFVAARASADAPERAFYYLDDDGGYVSWLGVESLPKLNWASDELRRRFIDGPDSVVGRWLQQPYGLDGWRIDVANMTGRLDDHDLNAEVRQLTQATMRSVNPDTLLLAESTNDAQSDMQGDGWHGAMTYVSFTRPVWAWLSEPGPISWFFGLPYPVMPQYTGHQVADANTRFTAAMPWRSRLNSMNALDTHDTSRFVTRARPGAVPVALGLSLSLPGIPVVFAGDEFGFTGENGEHSRTPIPWDRLDDYAPTIDLYADHLRLRREHPALGTGSLRWLHVGDDALVFVRELADETVLVLAARDDADIALDGIDAGAAVRLIGDGELAVDARGETVADGTRQTGPAARIRSTGMSFTAWALPGIDAPAFPGHGVPAAADSPQWSVVSRSDA, encoded by the coding sequence GTGCTGCCTGAAATCGATGCCCGTCCGCACCATGACGGGTCGCCCCTCTACGTCTCGACCCAGGAGCCCGCGCTCGGCGATGCCGTGCGCGTGCGCCTGCGCGTTCCCCACCGCTACGGCCACGTAGCCGGGGTGAAGACGCGCTCGAACCCCAACCATGAGCCGCGGTTCACCCCGGCGGTCATCGTGCATCACGACGACGATGCGAGCTGGTGGGAGGCCGAGCTGCTGATCGAGAACCCGATCCACGGCTACCGCTTCATCATCACCCGGGCGAGCGGCGAGACGCACTTCCTCTCGCAGGCCGGCCTCAGCGACATCGAGACGCGCGACGACGACGACTTCCGCCTCGTGACCTTCGCGCCGCCGCCGGCGTGGGGGGCGGAGGCAGTCATGTACCAGGTGTTCCCCGATCGCTTCGCCCGATCATCCGCCGCCGACGGCCGCGACCTGCCCGAGTGGGCAGAGCCGGCCGAGTGGCACGACGAGCCGATCTACCAGGGTCCGTCGACGCCGCGGCAGTTCTACGGGGGAGACCTCGACGGAATCACCCAGCATCTCGACCACCTCGAGCGGCTCGGCGCGACCGTGCTGTACCTGACCCCGGTGTTCCCCGGCCGGTCGAATCACCGCTACGACGCCCACAGCTTCGACCAGGTCGACCCGCTTCTCGGCGGGGACGAGGCGCTTGTGCGGCTCGTTGAGGCGGCGCACGCGCGCGGAATCAAAGTGATGGGCGACCTGACGCTCAACCACTCGGGCGACGCCCACGAGTGGTTCGTCGCGGCCCGGGCGAGCGCCGACGCGCCCGAGCGCGCCTTCTACTACCTCGACGACGACGGCGGCTACGTGTCGTGGCTCGGCGTCGAAAGCCTGCCGAAGCTCAACTGGGCAAGCGACGAGCTGCGCCGCCGCTTCATCGACGGCCCCGACTCCGTCGTCGGCCGCTGGCTGCAGCAGCCGTACGGCCTCGACGGCTGGCGCATCGACGTCGCCAACATGACCGGCCGCCTCGACGACCACGACCTCAACGCCGAGGTGCGACAGCTCACCCAGGCGACCATGCGCAGCGTCAACCCCGACACCCTGCTCCTCGCCGAGAGCACCAACGACGCGCAGAGCGACATGCAGGGTGACGGCTGGCACGGCGCCATGACCTACGTCAGCTTCACCCGACCCGTCTGGGCGTGGCTCAGCGAGCCTGGCCCCATCAGCTGGTTCTTCGGCCTGCCGTACCCGGTCATGCCCCAGTACACGGGTCACCAGGTCGCCGACGCGAACACCCGCTTCACCGCGGCGATGCCCTGGCGCTCGCGCTTGAACTCGATGAACGCCCTCGACACGCACGACACCTCCCGCTTCGTCACGCGGGCCCGCCCCGGCGCCGTGCCGGTGGCGCTCGGCCTGTCCCTGTCGCTACCGGGAATCCCCGTCGTCTTCGCCGGCGACGAGTTCGGCTTCACCGGCGAAAACGGCGAACACTCGCGCACACCGATCCCCTGGGACCGCCTCGACGACTACGCCCCCACCATCGACCTCTACGCCGACCACCTGCGCCTGCGGCGCGAGCACCCTGCTCTCGGCACCGGCTCGCTGCGCTGGCTGCACGTCGGCGACGATGCGCTCGTCTTCGTGCGCGAACTCGCCGACGAGACCGTGCTCGTACTCGCGGCGCGCGACGACGCCGACATCGCGCTCGACGGCATCGACGCGGGCGCAGCCGTGCGGCTCATCGGAGACGGCGAACTCGCGGTGGATGCACGGGGCGAGACCGTCGCGGACGGCACCCGCCAGACCGGGCCCGCCGCGCGCATCCGGTCGACAGGGATGTCCTTCACCGCGTGGGCGCTACCCGGAATCGACGCCCCCGCCTTCCCCGGACACGGGGTGCCCGCGGCCGCCGACAGCCCCCAATGGAGCGTCGTCTCGCGCTCCGACGCGTGA